The genome window GATTGCAGACTCATAGGAAATTAGCCCAATACATAATTGTAAGTACCtgtatgtagtttaaatattattatcataatataataataatatctatttaatatatttgattatggtaatcgtttatttaaaagtaacttATCATTTTTGGAATTTCGATAAATTTTAATATCGGGCATAATTATTCAGACGGAGAGTGATTTCGATGGTATtcgtattgttttaattaattgtattgttttattatttcaacagtATAAAACGAGTGGTTTGAGCTCGTCGGACGACGGTCCGGTGAAACCCTCTTCACACTGAAGAGgtgggtatttttatatatgctaTAGTTATGTAATAGTTGCCATCTATACATATAGATGTTGTTAATTGCTattatatatgttctgataacGAACTGGTTAACTATCCGTTAGAACATGTAAAGTAATATTGAACATATGAGTATAGccgtataattgtatgtatatagataactgtatattaaatggtaatatgatgtaattcatgttacagggtattattttaatgaataaatgaagtGAACCCGACAACAGCATTGGTGTCTTCCTTGAAACCATAGCTACTAAGGAATTTTAATTAGAAGTTAATTTAACTTAAGTAACGATGCACTTATAAAGAataatcagtaaatattacaatATCTGACTATCTGATCTATTAATTGTGTTATGGTGATCCTCAGAACAAAATCCACAAACAGGATAATGAATTATTCAGACTGTCAAGTAGCGATGAGTAATCCAGAAATTGAAGCAGATTACGTCGGAGGTTGCACTGACatatatcaaaggaaaatcagttgtCAGCCCAACATTAGGGCCAGTGCACAAACATGAAAACGCTCGTGGCGTTATCATCCAAAACCCCTgatgacttatccttctcaagAGTATGTACACGTACATACGTACTTGATGGGACTAATCGACAGTCAATAATCTTTTACTTAAATCGTTACGGGAACTTAAAACTCCCATATAAACGGCTCTACCAAGTTTCCAAATGAGCAAAAATAATTATGGTCCCGTCAGCTGAGAGACTGCATAGGATCAAACACATTttacaaagggaaataactatTGTCACATCTATATATAGTAGGCCCTATTGGAAACGAAGATTAAAAAGAAAAGACATTATTTAACATATTCTCATTGTAACCAAAATATCATCATGATAAAATAGTTAGATAATATCTACTTGTATAGAACGTAGATGAAAACCAACAGATCTGCAACAGTGCAATGCTCATTCGTGAACTGATCAGCTGTGTCAGCAAAGGTGTTCATTCATGTCATTTCAGGCAGATTTATACCATAATGAagcattttaaattttgttgtaAAACTGCCCACTTCTAATGATACATACCCGTCGCCATAATGCTATAGCTTACAAAGTAGACGCATGATACATTATGTCTTGTAATTCAAGGTTTGCGTTAACCGGAAGTGCTTAATTcggattacctcccttgtagTCGCTCTCAATTTCGCGGGAATGAAGTTGCGAACTGAACGAACTGAACAGCTGCAAATTGACAGACGACggcaaaataaacaaaaccgattgtttgtttattattggAGTAAGTAAAGTTAAATgctaaaataacattttgatgATATAGCAtttgtagaagaacagggaaaatacacattcctgtcgagtgccccgaccaggaatcgaacctgGGTCTCCGGCCTGGAAATCTactgctctaccgactgagccaaagaagcatgctccgtcagctgagtgacagagaccgtatataacactatgtacaagtcacaccgacccgcttcTTTTACACATTACTGCATTTAATATCAAGTTATGGGACTTTCTTGCACTCAGTCTATATTCCCAGTTGATCGAGAGTCACTTTGCGCAGCACTCAGCAATTtaatttcttctaaatcttacATTCTTAAACCAAgtactaaacgttgtgaaatttgaTTAGCTTTACATCTGTGTTTCGTTTGGCTCcttaagacaagtatttgttgagaaaaaatgtttttattctcGGTTCATAGGTGTCTTttgtggtgtttagtagtgtaaagagacagtgatgaatccttctcacttataaatccttgggaATAGTACATGCAGTTGccattaatataataaaattattaaataatgaaatattgtaaaaattgtCAAATCAATGGGGAGGGGGTGCCAGGGCTCTGtcgaattttacatttttgtcatttgctaaaaatagcaagtgcCCTAAAATTGTACTTGCTAAAATAtctttttgctatttttttacgatatttttttgtcaattgcagttttgttatatataaaataatgtttgcATGATTATGCCAGGTACATCAACAACATCATAGTAGGAACTGAGTCACTAAATTTTCcatcaaaacaaattttcacaATCATAATGTTTTTTTACAGTTGTCTCTGATAAAAGCCCCACTTTCTAAAATTCTAAAATAAGTCTATCTTTTGCTATTCTGGTATATATTCACTTCCAAAATGCAAGTCAAATAGCCTGAAATTCGAGCCCTGGGCGCTTAAAGGCCTATACATTCAACTCCTTCTTCTTAATAGAAAAGAGCcacttatatattaattattagtaGAGCGAATACAGTGTCCAAAATTGTGTTGGACTGTAATAATGCAGTTGAACACATCTAACCAattaaatgggtttttttttttgtatttgtagatTTGAAATGCTTTCCAATGTAGCAACTATTTAAAATAACACTGGACTACTACTGAAGACTACACTACTATATAACTAGCAAAATGATGGAGTATAGTGCATTACTTCATGGAGCTACAGGAAACCCAAAAACACAAGatgaaacaaatattatgattttagcAAAAGAGATTCATGTATTAATCCTTAGTAAACTGGATGGATTATCACTAGCAAGGGTACAGAAAGTTTGTAGACTTTGGTACGACATAGTGGATGATTTCGAGAAGTACTTCCATGTCTGGCTACGATGTTGTTTGACTGAAATATCCACCTACGATCTGGCTGAAATCACAGGACTGCTAGAGATCGATGAAAGTGAAGATTTAGTGGTCACAGCTGATAACCTGAAGAAATTACCCACAATATTTTGGAGAGAGGTGTATGCAGAGTATCACAGAAATGactttattaaaaacaaaacgaaaaaaGTGAACAAAATACAATATCCCAAATGCTATGGAATGGTCACAGCTATAAAGTTGAAAggtaaatgcaaaaaaaaaaaaataaataaataaaaaaaattgaattatttgaatTGGTGTATAGAAAGACAATACTTTTTGTATTTCTTGAATGTATCATACATAATGTTAAGTACCGCgacttatactccggaaaatatgGTATACATtactaaaaatattaataaaatgctTTCATTTAATAAGGTAGACAAACAATAATctttttacattcccattttgaaaattaacagtTTCGGTTGGAAATTTTCTTCCATAGTTAGGAGTAgtatatttgaatataaaattggCATATTGaaacttgtacatgtatgtactgttGCTGTCCTGCACACAGTTCATCCATAAAGGTCACGTTTACCTATTACAGATAACATCCTTATAAGTGGACACGAAGATGGCCGAGTGATATCTTGGGAGGACATTGATGTGTGCATCAGGAACAAAACGTGTCACCAACATCAAAGGATGGTGACAGACCTGGCTGTCACTCGGGCAGGTAAGTTGATACAGCCTGTATACATTTCATCAGAGGATGGTGACAGACCTGGCTGTCACTCGGACAGGAAAGTAGATACAGCCTGTATACATGTCATCAGAGGATGGTGACTGACCTGGCTGTCACTCAAGCAGGTAAGTAGATACAGCCTGTATACATGTCATCAGAGGATGGTGACAGACCTGGCTGTCACTCGGGCAGGTAAGTTGATACAGCCTGTATACATGTCATCAGAGGATGGTGACAGACCTGGCTGTCACTCGGACAGGTAAGTAGATACAGCCTGTATACATGTCATTAGAGGATGGTGACAGACCTGGCTGTCACTCGGACATGTAAGTAGATACAGCCTGTATACATGTCATCAGAGGATGGTGACAGACCTGGCTGTCACTCGGACAGGAAAGTAGATACAGCCTGTATACATGTCATCAGAGGATGGTGACTGACCTGGCTGTCACTCAAGCAGGTAAGTAGATACAGCCTGTATACATGTCATCAGAGGATGGTGACCGACCTGGCTGTCACTCGGACAGGTAAGTAGATACAGCCTGTATACTTGTCATCAGAGGATGGTGACAGACCTGGCTGTCACTTAAGCAGGTAAGTAGTTACAGCCCGTATACATGTCACTAACATTAGAAAATGGTGCCAAATTTTACCTTTTTAACAGCTTTGATAACAGTAAAAATTGGATTTGGCATGTCTTCTAACTCTACTTCTGTTGAGCCATTCAATGGCTATAGCCGTTTAAATAATTTgtgaattttgttttatctgtgAAATATTCCAGGTCTGACAGTAAACCATCTCCTACTGGGCATAAATAACATGTTTGTCATCTCAACCTCTAAGGATTCATCCCTCATCCTTAACGACATGACAACAGGACAGTCCACAAAGATCTCTTACTTCAGCAAACAAGTCAACTCAGTCAGGTATATATAGGTCAACTCAGTCAGGTAAATATAGGTCAACTCACTCAGGTAAAATAAGGCAAATATGTTGGGTAAAAtaggtttttagctcacctggccggAAGGGCcgatgagcttatgtcatggcgcggcgtacGTCGTCCATTAGTCtgtccgtcatccgtccgtcaccatttcctttaaatcgttactagtcataaagctctgcatggattgtaaccaaattttgccacaaacattcttgggtaAAGAGGagaagaacttgtataaattttggctctaaatccctgggggcaggaggagcggggcccaataggggaaataaagaggtaaatcctattaatcgctacttgtcctagagttctgtatggattgtgaccaaatttggccacaagtatccttgggagaaggggaacagaacttgtataaattttggctctgaccccccgggggcaggaggggcagggcccaaaaggggaatttgaggtaaatcctataaatcgctacttatcctagagtttggcatggattgtgaccaaatttggccacaagcatccttgggagaaggggaacagaacttgtataaattttggctctgacccccctggggcaggaggggcagggcccaataggggatttgaggtaaatcctataaatcgctacttatcctagagttctgcatagattgtaaccaaatttggccacaaacatcctttgaggaaggggaacagaatttgtataaattttggctctgtatccctgggggcaggaggagcggggcccaataggggaaatagagagggtaaatcctattaatcgctacttgtcctagagttctgtatggattgtgaccaaatttggccgcaagcatccttgggagaaggggaacagaacttttaaaatttttggctctgaccccctgggggcaggaggggcagggcccaataggggaatttgaggtaaatcctataaatcgctacttatcctagagttctgcatggattgtgaccaaacttggccacaaacattcttggagGAAGGTGAACAGAAATTGTATTAATATTggcgaccccctgggggcaggaggggcggggcccaataggggaattagaggtaaatcctataaatcactacttgtcttagagttctgcatggattgtaaccaaatttaaccagaaacatccttgggagaaggggaacaggaattgtataaattttggctctgacccctcgggggcaggagggacggggccaaaaatgggaattaaaggtaaatcttataaatcgctacttgtccaagTGTTCTGCAtgggccacaaatatccttggtggaaggggaacagaacttgtataaattttggctctgatcccctgagggcaggaggggcgtggcccaacaggggaattagaggtaaatcttataaatcgctacttatcctagagttctgcattgattgtgaCCAAacttggccacaaacattctagggggaaggtgaacagaaattgtataaatattggctctgaccccctgggggcaagaggggtggggcccaataggggaattagaggtaaatcttataaattgctacttgtcctagtgttctgcatggattttgccctttggccacaaacatcctttaggaagggaaacagaacttgtgtaaattttggctctaaccccctggggataggaggggtggggcccaataggggaatcagaggtaaatattcaaattccttcagaaaagaaaaaatgaacctgtattcagaacattggcattacaaaccaggtgagc of Argopecten irradians isolate NY chromosome 7, Ai_NY, whole genome shotgun sequence contains these proteins:
- the LOC138327824 gene encoding uncharacterized protein; the encoded protein is MMEYSALLHGATGNPKTQDETNIMILAKEIHVLILSKLDGLSLARVQKVCRLWYDIVDDFEKYFHVWLRCCLTEISTYDLAEITGLLEIDESEDLVVTADNLKKLPTIFWREVYAEYHRNDFIKNKTKKVNKIQYPKCYGMVTAIKLKDNILISGHEDGRVISWEDIDVCIRNKTCHQHQRMVTDLAVTRAGLTVNHLLLGINNMFVISTSKDSSLILNDMTTGQSTKISYFSKQVNSVSCSGLTFVSAANCSFLQGHPVWDIDYCRELKAKLRCRQDLAGQDSTNILAVALHRNKVLASDDIGNLFLYKGSSEQNRNSEHRDQPVLLSMFGAAVKTILFRDDKVVCLTDDGMLGISLNLKDFIQHNVYEAVNVIPECIAWRVNILAIGAKSGKVFLYLVKEDTDLLDLNLSEPVAVYDTDSEHVNAITIGDDGNGPVLAIATDHNFITLVRWRR